The Megalopta genalis isolate 19385.01 chromosome 8, iyMegGena1_principal, whole genome shotgun sequence sequence ttaaataaggtTTCGTACGAACAAAtttttgtctacattttcaatttattgtttTTCATAGAATCGTCAGCCTTCATCATGTACTATGATTTGCAATGTGCCCTTTATCGAACACTATATTGTTTTTAGGTCTACCAGTTACTTTTCACTTGTTTGCTCATGCTATTCCTGTAGAGGAACGTTCTCGTGCATTTGGGTACCATGTAGCTGCTGGTTCAATTGGACAAGTAGTTGCGTCCATTGTAGGTTTAACTTTTCTCTCTATAATCTAATATTTCTTTATTGCTTCATAGTTTACATAATTTCAATTGAGAAATTCTTTCAGTTGTGTTCGCGTTTAGCATGGCAAAcaggattttatttatttggagCAATTGGAATTGTATGGTCACTTCTATGGTTATTACTTTATCAGGAAACAAACTCTCAGGAAGAAATTCCTTTATTTGTACCTAAGGTAGTTTCACATTTCCtttcaatttaaattataaacTGAAATAAACTTAAACCTTATCAACATTTTATTGTCTTTAAGGTGCCACAAAATAGGAATTTGCGATGGACCGAATTCATCTCTCATTGGCCTTTATGGGCATTGTACATAGCACATTTTGCAATGAATTGGAGTAGTTATATAATAATGCAATGGTTGCCTACTTACTTGGCACGAAATTTGTCTGCTAATAAAGAAAGTATTAGTTTAACAGCGCTTCCATACATTGTAAATTCTCTTGTTGGAATTGGTAGGTATCAACCAACAGGGAAACTTTGAGGCATAGAAATATGTCTTTATGTTCATTATTCTCTACATATATTTCGTGTGTTTATAATAACGTAAACGTTTCTAATAACATATATATGAATGATTAAAACATATATCTTTACAGTTGCTGGTCACAGTGCCGATAATCTCATACAGAAAAGGTGGACTGTTTTATCTGTAAGAAGATTAATGACAAATATAGGTTTAATAGGGCCTGGTGCATTTTTAGTAGCATTTTGTGCTGTGGATAACTTACTTTCTGCAGTAATGTTAGTACTAAATTTGATGCGACAAAGTTATATAGtacataaaatttgtattatacATTGTAACTTTTTATTCATTGTAGCTTTGTTTCGATATCCATGGGTCTTTGTGCATGTAATGCTGCTGGCCATCTTAGTAATCATGCAGATGTAGCACCAAATCATGCGGGTATCACATTTGCAGTTTCTAATACTATTGTatgttttaattatcatttattaaAAATGAACACCGTGATGACAGTTGTAAAAATCTTTTTCCTAGGATTttctatatttaaataaataggtAATTGACATAAACGCTTTAGATTAGTATTTCCATTCTATCTTTCTTAGAATGTGTGCTTTCGTAATTTTGatttaatttcagaaaatgcaAAGAACAGAGGGATCGATTTTTAAAATCGTCATCATGGTGTGTTTTTTCAGTTGTTGTTATATGAAAGACaaattaatatacatttttagGCGACTATACCGGGTATTTTATGTGGACCGTTAACGGCGGAGTTAGTGACTGCTTCACATGGCCGTTGGATGCCAGTTTTCGTGTTGGCAGCGGCAATCAATTTCACAGGAGCCATTATATATCAAAGTCATAGTTCTGCGCTCCCAGTGTTGTGATATGCTCCACTGAAAAACAAACTCACAAGTGTTTATCGTCAAAGTCAACGAAATTATACGATCGATAAAAACTTGCCGCGAAAATGTACCTTCAAATCGTGTTCATTACACACAATTCTcttaaaacaaaattttatcgTGAACACAGGGCACTAGTATCGCATGTTTGTACATCACACATCGTTTAGCTGAAAACATATCAAAATAGAAGGCATGTACACTGTAAGTTTCATACCGTTCTCATTCAGTAAACACTCGTCGCAGTATTAGAGGAGTTTACTTGTTATGAATAGTGCCATAGTTTTATGCACTCGGAGGAATTGGTGATAATTATTTATCTTACCACTGATTTCACTGATTTTGATGATCTTAAAATATgttatttgtaatatatatatactctgcGGCAAAGTGTCACTAAATAGTTGACCTGTGACATTTTCAATTAGCCATAGGAAAACATTTGGTGTAGAAATATGCTTTAATTATTCTGAATAACATTTTCCTATACATGTTACCGTCGTTCGGTCTAAATTTCCGAGGTGTATGCGAAATATATTCGGCACtagatttatttaatattatgtaAATTTATCTACAGTAAGatacataattattatagtCTATATAACTGCACGCATAATAGTTGGATCTGAGACAGATCTGAGTTAGTAACTCATAATAACATGAATGTCTGGATCAGATTTGAATAAGGCCTTACTAAGTATACTTTCCTATGTTCCTCAGAAACTAAGACTACGTAGCATTAACATGCATAGGACTCAATTGTAAAAAATAATGACCTTGGCAACTTATTTTAAGGTCATCAAAATTTATGCTCTAAGATAAATAATAACCGAATTGGTTACTTATTATGTActagtaaaaaaaaagaagaaaatgacCTTACTAAttataacttttttttattttgtatgtcTTTTTATCAACATGAAAAAGATATATTGTGATACGTATGTATAAAAGATATGAAACCTTTATTATTCATATAGAGAAGGAATGTATATTCTGTAAAACAtaagacatatatatatatacatatatatatagatacaaaaaaagaaatttaattttcacATGCTACTTTTAAAATTTATTGACCATGAAACATAATAGTTTGTATTCCTTATGGTATGACGGCAACTTGTTTAGTACCGT is a genomic window containing:
- the LOC117217677 gene encoding uncharacterized protein LOC117217677; amino-acid sequence: MPKFRMLPRTSRIVALCSAANFINAADRVIMPIAIVTMTEEYKWSLYWQGWILSAFAFGYFTSQIIGANTASRFGCKTVLMFAVLLWSISTIITPILVQSVPLLIICRVVLGLGEGLGLPVTFHLFAHAIPVEERSRAFGYHVAAGSIGQVVASILCSRLAWQTGFYLFGAIGIVWSLLWLLLYQETNSQEEIPLFVPKVPQNRNLRWTEFISHWPLWALYIAHFAMNWSSYIIMQWLPTYLARNLSANKESISLTALPYIVNSLVGIVAGHSADNLIQKRWTVLSVRRLMTNIGLIGPGAFLVAFCAVDNLLSAVIFVSISMGLCACNAAGHLSNHADVAPNHAGITFAVSNTIATIPGILCGPLTAELVTASHGRWMPVFVLAAAINFTGAIIYQSHSSALPVL